A region of the Bryobacteraceae bacterium genome:
GTCGCGCTCGAGTCCCAAATCGACAAAGGCCGACTGCATCCCGGGCAGCACCCGGGTGACGCGGCCCTTGTGGATGCTGCCGGCCAGGGAATATTCGTTGGCGCGCTGGAAATAAATTTCGACGAGCTGTCCATCCTCGAGGATGGCAGCCTTGGTTTCGTGGCGGTTCTGGCTGACCACCAGTTCCTTCGATGGCATGTTTTTCTACCTCCGCTCCAGAGGCGTGAACGGCTGGAGGGGAGAGAGGATGGATCAGATGTTCCGGCCAGCTCAGGCGGGAAGGGCCGGAGTTGCCGGGGCCGCGGCCCAAGCGCCAGTCCTTCCAGTGCAAGAAACCTTCACGAACCGCCGCGGGCCCGGCCGGGCGCCGGAAGGGCGCCTCGGCAACCGGAGCGCTGCGCGGACGGGAGGCGTCATCACGCCTGCGAAATTCCTGTTCTCTACGGTCACCTGCCGCCGGATCGGTTCACCTCTCCGGACACGCTCTCTCGTTCCAGATCACGCTGCAAACCGCCGGAGCCTCACATTGTTGACAAGCCCCAGCATCATGAAAACCGACAACATGCTCGACCCGCCATAACTCATCAGCGGCAGCGGAATGCCGGTAACCGGCATCCGCCCTACTGCCATGCCCGCGTTGACGAGCAGATGAAACAGCAGTAGCGAGCAGACACCCATGCAGATGAGCATCCCGGCGCGGTCTGGCGCCGCCTGCGCGTTCTGCACGATCTGCATCAGCAGCAGGAAATACAGCCCGAAAACAACCAGGATGCCGACAAAACCGTGTTCCTCGGCGAAGGCGGAGATCAGAAAATCGGTGTGGGCCACCGGCAGAAAACGGAGCTGCGTCTGCGAACCCCGCGCCACGCCGCGGCCCCAGATGCCGCCCGCGCCGACAGCGATCTTCGACTGGATCACCTGATACCCTTTGCCCATCGGGTCTTTCATTGGATCCAGGAACGTCTCCAGCCGGGCTTTTTGATAATCCTTCAGCATGAACCAGCCAACGGGCATCAGCAGCGCGCCGGCGACCAGAATCAGCACCGCATGCTGCCAGCGCATGCCGCCGAAGAACAGCCCGGCCAGCAGCACTGGCATATAGGTCAGCGACGTACCAAGGTCCGGCTGCGCCGCCACCAGGGCACCTGGAATGCCCACGAGCAGGCCCAGTTTCACCAGGTCCCGGACATCGAGCCGATCCGATCTCAGCTCGGACACGTACCGGGCTACCAGTAATACTATCACCAGTTTGACAAATTCCGAAGGCTGGAATTTGAAGCCGAACCCGAGCGGAATCCAGCGCTTCGACCCCCACACATAGCCGCCCACCAGGGGAGTGAGCACGAGCAGCCCGAGACTGATCATGTAGAGCGCGGGCACCTGACCGAGCAGCGTGTGGTAGTCGATGCGGGTCATCAGCCACATCAGGAAGAAGCCCGCGCAGAGAT
Encoded here:
- the rodA gene encoding rod shape-determining protein RodA, which translates into the protein MAAYRSVRNLDWALILVAIALAGLGILQIYSATIDTAWRSAWWKQGAYLCAGFFLMWLMTRIDYHTLLGQVPALYMISLGLLVLTPLVGGYVWGSKRWIPLGFGFKFQPSEFVKLVIVLLVARYVSELRSDRLDVRDLVKLGLLVGIPGALVAAQPDLGTSLTYMPVLLAGLFFGGMRWQHAVLILVAGALLMPVGWFMLKDYQKARLETFLDPMKDPMGKGYQVIQSKIAVGAGGIWGRGVARGSQTQLRFLPVAHTDFLISAFAEEHGFVGILVVFGLYFLLLMQIVQNAQAAPDRAGMLICMGVCSLLLFHLLVNAGMAVGRMPVTGIPLPLMSYGGSSMLSVFMMLGLVNNVRLRRFAA